Proteins encoded by one window of Xenopus tropicalis strain Nigerian chromosome 6, UCB_Xtro_10.0, whole genome shotgun sequence:
- the LOC116411667 gene encoding PYLa/PGLa A-like: MYKGIFLCVFLAAICANALAQPTGFADADEESHERYIRGMATKAGTAFGKAAKAIIGAALGRRSALELEDLIPVKRMAQID; the protein is encoded by the exons ATGTACAAAGGGATATTCCTCTGCGTATTCCTTGCTGCAATCTGTGCAAATGCACTGGCACAGCCCACAGGCTTTGCAGATGCAGATGAAGAAAGCCACGAGCGATACATCCGAGGAATGGCAACTAAAGCTGGAACGGCGTTTGGAAAAGCTGCAAAAG cTATTATTGGTGCTGCTCTGGGACGTCGCAGTGCTCTGGAACTTGAGGATCTCATTCCAG ttaAAAGAATGGCTCAAATTGATTAA
- the LOC116411669 gene encoding trafficking kinesin-binding protein 1-like, translating to MEMLHEAQEELRNLRNKTMPNVISRRYHTLGVFPLDSLAAEIEGSMRKELQMDEPDSPEMNGNHHKRVFETVKNVNQVVKQRSLAPSPMNIPGSNQSSAMNSLMSSCVSTPRSSLYGGDVSNIVIDNKTNSIILESESSENRSLSTVHICYFEISFIFLCGIQYNIYVFLGYSLYLNTVI from the exons ATGGAAATGCTTCATGAGGCGCAGGAAGAACTTAGGAACCTGAGAAACAAAACTATGCCCAATGTCATTTCCCGGCGCTATCACACTTTGGGGGTTTTTCCTTTG GACTCATTAGCAGCTGAGATAGAAGGATCCATGAGGAAAGAACTGCAAATGGATGAGCCTGACTCTCCTGAAATGAA TGGCAATCACCATAAACGAGTAttcgaaacagtgaaaaatgtaaATCAGGTTGTCAAACAGAGATCACTGGCCCCTTCTCCGATGAACATCCCAGGATCTAACCAGTCATCAGCAATGAACTCTTTAATGTCTAGTTGTGTGAGCACACCACGTTCCAGCCTGTATGGCGGGGATGTATCCAACATTGTTATTGATAACAAGACAAATAGCATTATCTTAGAAAGTGAGTCCTCTGAAAATAGATCATTGTCTACAGTACATATTTGCTACTTTGAAATATCTTTCATATTTCTTTGTGGAATACAATATAACATCTATGTCTTCCTGGgttattctttatatttaaatacagtaatATGA